In the Caviibacter abscessus genome, AAAACATATGTAAACTCAATAAAAAAGCTACATAAATTTAAATTATGTAGCCTATATTTTTATTCAGGTTTTATCATTATCAATTCTCTTGGAGATTTTGTTAATTGTTCATATCCGTCTTCAGTTACTAATAGATCATCTTCAATTCTAACTCCGTATTTACCTTCAAGGTATAATCCAGGTTCAACAGTCATAACCATAGTTGGTTTTAAAGCTTCATTTCCAATTTGAGAGCAGTATGGAGGTTCATGAACTTCAAGTCCGAAGCTATGTCCTAAACTATGGCCAAAATATTTTGCCATTTCTCCATTAGCATCAAAATAATCTCTAACTGCTTGATCTACATCTTTGCCTATAACTCCAGGTTTTATCATTTCAATACCAAGTGATTGACCTGCATAAACTAAATCATATAATTTCTTTTGTTCTTCTGGTATTTCATCTCCAAAAAAGACTGTTCTTGTCATATCAGAAGCATACCCCTTATAATAGCAACCAAAATCCATAGTTATTAACTCATTTTTCTTGATTTTTTTATCACTTGCTACACCATGTGGCATTGATGATCTGTATCCACTTGCAACTATTGTTTCAAATGATTTATCATCAGCACCATTTATTCTTTGAATATATTCAAGATATGCTGCAATTTCTCTTTCAGTCATACCTTCTTTTATTATTTTTATTGTTTCTTTGAAAGCAATATCAGTGATTTGTGCTGCTTTTCTTAAACATTCTATTTCTTCTTTAGATTTATATTTTCTAAGTTCTAACATGGTATCTGATGCGGGAACAAATTCAATATCTCCAAATGCTTTTTTTAATGACTTATATTGTGCATAAGACATAGAAGCATCATCAAAACCTAGTCTTTTTACATTATTTTCCTTAATGTGTTCTGCTATTTTTTCTATACCGTTTTTTGATATTTTAACAAACTCAAATCCATAAGGAGCTGTTTGTTCTGTTGCTTGTTCTACATATCTAAAATCTGAATAGAAGTATTTTTTGTTTTTTAATATAAGACCTTGTCCTGTTGTACCTGTAAATCCTGAAAAATATCTTTTATTAAAATAGTCTGTTAAAATTAATCCATCTATATCTAGTTCTATTAATAAATTTTGAACTTTTTTTAACCATTCTTCCATTTTAATCCTCCTTTAATTATACATTGTAATTTAATTTTTTATTTATTTCTTTATAATTTTTAAAATATATATCTATGTAATTATAGAAATCTTTACTATGATTTGGATATCTTAAATGTGATAATTCATGGACTATTACACTATCAATTTCCATAATACTTTTTTTCATTAACTCTAAATTTAATGCAATTTCTCTTTTCTTTGGAATGCAAAAACCCCATTTACCTTTTATTAGTTTTATAATTAATCTAATATCTTCATATTCTTTCATTATGTTTTTATAATATTCAAATCTTTCATTAAATATTTTTACTGCGTTTTTATAGTACCAACTGTATACTATATCTTTAAGCATTTTCTCATCTTCATACAAAGTATAAATTTTTATAATATTCTCTTCTAACTTTATTCTATTTAAATTAGAACTAATAATTTCCATTTTATATTTTTTTCCTAAAAAAGAAATATATGAATGCGGTTTATATGTATCTAAGTTTCCCATAACCAAAATATATTTTTTTATTCTTGTTACATGTTTTTCTATAAATTCTTTTTTTGAATTTATAAACTGCTCTATATAGTATTTATCTAAATTAAGTGGTGCTGATATATAGATAGTTCCGTTAGTTTTTATTCTAAGATTTATATTTTTAACTTTTTTTCTTTCAATGATATATCCAGCTATTTCTTCTTGATGTTTTATATCCTTCATTAACTTAACTCTTTCTCAATAGTATCAATTATTACCTTAGGATAAACAGATAAGAATATTTTATATAATTTATTATTATATGTTTTTATTTTAACTAATATATTTTTACAATCATTGAAATTTTTAATAGTTAAAGTCTTTTCTTCATCATAATTTAAAATTAATTCTAACGCTACTATACCGGCTTGTTTACCATCTGTTGCTATTTTTATGTTTTTTATAACCGGTGCTATCATCTTATTTATATCAAAAACATATTTATCATTTACAATAAACATATTTTTGGAAAATATAATTTTTTGCTTTTTAGTCAATTTTAATAAAATAAATATAACAAATAGTATGAAAAATATTAAAATATAGTATTTCACTTCATAACTCCAATGCTATTTAATAAAAATATTGTTTTTAAATCGTTAGATTTTTCAAGTGCTTCATTTATTGTCATTTTTATAACCTCAATATCTTCACCTTCATCTAAAGACTGCTCTGATGCTATTGCATTTTTCTTTAATTTTG is a window encoding:
- a CDS encoding M48 family metallopeptidase; protein product: MKDIKHQEEIAGYIIERKKVKNINLRIKTNGTIYISAPLNLDKYYIEQFINSKKEFIEKHVTRIKKYILVMGNLDTYKPHSYISFLGKKYKMEIISSNLNRIKLEENIIKIYTLYEDEKMLKDIVYSWYYKNAVKIFNERFEYYKNIMKEYEDIRLIIKLIKGKWGFCIPKKREIALNLELMKKSIMEIDSVIVHELSHLRYPNHSKDFYNYIDIYFKNYKEINKKLNYNV
- a CDS encoding M24 family metallopeptidase, whose amino-acid sequence is MEEWLKKVQNLLIELDIDGLILTDYFNKRYFSGFTGTTGQGLILKNKKYFYSDFRYVEQATEQTAPYGFEFVKISKNGIEKIAEHIKENNVKRLGFDDASMSYAQYKSLKKAFGDIEFVPASDTMLELRKYKSKEEIECLRKAAQITDIAFKETIKIIKEGMTEREIAAYLEYIQRINGADDKSFETIVASGYRSSMPHGVASDKKIKKNELITMDFGCYYKGYASDMTRTVFFGDEIPEEQKKLYDLVYAGQSLGIEMIKPGVIGKDVDQAVRDYFDANGEMAKYFGHSLGHSFGLEVHEPPYCSQIGNEALKPTMVMTVEPGLYLEGKYGVRIEDDLLVTEDGYEQLTKSPRELIMIKPE